In uncultured Bacteroides sp., the following proteins share a genomic window:
- a CDS encoding AIR synthase-related protein → MSNQRYMQRGVSASKEDVHNAIKNIDKGIFPQAFCKIIPDILGGDPEYCNIMHADGAGTKSSLAYLYWKETGDISVWKGIAQDALIMNIDDLLCIGAVDNILVSSTIGRNKLLIPGEVISAIINGTDELLAELREMGVGVYATGGETADVGDLVRTIIVDSTVTCRMKRSDVIDNANIRPGDVIVGLASYGQATYEKEYNGGMGSNGLTSARHDVFAKYLAEKYPESYDAAVPADLVYSGGLKLTDPIEGISIDAGKMVLSPTRTYAPFVKKLLDALRPEIHGMVHCSGGAQTKVLHFVDKVRVVKDNLFPVPPLFKTIQEQSGTDWSEMYKVFNMGHRLEVYLSPEHAEEVIAISKSFGIEAQIVGRVEESDKKELIIKSEFGEFRY, encoded by the coding sequence ATGAGTAATCAACGATACATGCAGCGTGGTGTTTCAGCATCCAAGGAAGATGTGCACAACGCTATTAAGAACATCGACAAGGGTATCTTTCCCCAGGCTTTCTGTAAAATCATTCCTGATATTTTAGGTGGCGATCCTGAATATTGCAACATTATGCATGCTGATGGCGCCGGAACAAAATCCAGTCTGGCTTATCTTTATTGGAAAGAGACTGGTGATATTTCTGTGTGGAAAGGAATTGCGCAAGATGCGTTGATTATGAACATTGATGATTTGCTGTGCATAGGTGCAGTAGATAATATTCTGGTTTCTTCCACTATTGGCCGCAACAAATTACTGATTCCAGGAGAAGTTATCTCGGCTATCATTAACGGAACAGACGAACTGCTGGCCGAACTTCGCGAAATGGGCGTAGGTGTTTATGCGACAGGCGGTGAGACTGCTGATGTGGGTGATTTGGTTCGTACTATTATTGTGGACAGTACAGTGACTTGCCGCATGAAACGTAGCGATGTAATCGACAATGCCAATATCCGTCCGGGAGACGTAATCGTGGGATTGGCTTCTTATGGACAAGCTACTTACGAAAAAGAATACAACGGCGGTATGGGTAGTAACGGACTCACTTCTGCCCGCCACGATGTTTTTGCTAAATATCTTGCAGAAAAATATCCGGAAAGCTATGATGCTGCAGTTCCTGCAGATCTTGTTTATTCCGGTGGACTTAAACTAACCGATCCAATTGAAGGTATCAGCATTGATGCCGGAAAGATGGTACTCTCCCCTACCCGTACTTATGCTCCGTTCGTAAAGAAGTTGCTTGACGCTCTTCGTCCTGAGATTCACGGAATGGTTCACTGTTCAGGTGGTGCACAAACAAAAGTGCTTCACTTTGTGGACAAAGTAAGAGTAGTAAAAGACAATCTTTTCCCTGTTCCTCCATTGTTTAAGACTATTCAGGAACAATCGGGCACAGACTGGAGCGAAATGTACAAGGTATTCAATATGGGACACCGTCTGGAAGTATATCTCTCACCTGAACATGCAGAAGAGGTTATTGCTATCTCTAAATCATTTGGTATTGAAGCACAGATAGTTGGTCGTGTAGAGGAATCTGATAAAAAAGAACTGATTATTAAGAGTGAATTCGGAGAATTCAGATATTAA
- the prfA gene encoding peptide chain release factor 1: MADNNTILDKLEGLVSRFEEISTLITDPAVITDMKRYVKLTKEYKELENITNARKEYIKMLDGIEEAKEILDTEQDQEMREMAREELAVCQSRLPELEEEIKLLLVPADPQDGKNAIVEIRGGTGGDEAAIFAGDLFRMYLKYCENKGWKVEITSTSEGTSGGFKEVVFTVSGDNVYGTLKYESGVHRVQRVPATETQGRVHTSASSVAVLPEAEEFDVEINEGEIKWDTFRCGGAGGQNVNKVESGVRLRYMWKNPNTGETEEIRIECTETRDQPKNKERALTRLRSFIYDKEHQKYLDDIASKRKTMVSTGDRSAKIRTYNYPQGRMTDHRINYTVYNLSAFMDGDIQDCIDRLIVAENAERMKESEL; this comes from the coding sequence ATGGCAGATAATAATACGATTTTAGATAAACTTGAAGGCCTGGTAAGCCGCTTTGAAGAAATCTCTACCCTTATTACCGACCCGGCAGTGATTACCGATATGAAGCGTTACGTGAAACTGACCAAGGAATATAAAGAATTGGAAAATATCACGAATGCCCGTAAAGAGTATATAAAAATGCTCGATGGAATTGAAGAAGCCAAAGAAATTCTGGATACTGAACAAGATCAAGAGATGCGCGAAATGGCAAGGGAAGAACTTGCTGTCTGCCAATCCCGCCTTCCAGAGCTGGAAGAGGAAATTAAACTTCTCCTTGTTCCCGCCGATCCACAGGATGGTAAAAATGCCATCGTGGAAATCCGCGGAGGAACAGGTGGCGACGAAGCTGCCATCTTTGCCGGAGACTTGTTCCGCATGTATCTGAAATACTGCGAAAACAAAGGATGGAAAGTGGAAATAACAAGTACCAGCGAAGGAACATCCGGAGGATTCAAAGAAGTTGTATTTACCGTAAGCGGAGATAACGTATACGGAACCTTGAAATATGAATCGGGCGTACACCGTGTGCAGAGAGTTCCCGCCACTGAAACTCAGGGGCGTGTTCATACATCAGCATCTTCGGTGGCTGTACTTCCGGAAGCTGAAGAATTTGATGTGGAGATCAACGAAGGCGAAATAAAATGGGATACATTCCGTTGCGGTGGAGCTGGAGGTCAAAACGTTAACAAAGTAGAATCTGGCGTTCGTTTACGCTATATGTGGAAGAACCCGAATACGGGTGAAACAGAAGAAATTCGGATAGAATGTACTGAAACCCGCGACCAGCCAAAGAATAAAGAAAGGGCTCTTACACGACTCCGTTCTTTCATCTATGACAAAGAGCATCAGAAATACCTGGACGATATTGCCTCCAAGCGAAAGACAATGGTTTCTACCGGTGACCGCTCAGCCAAAATCCGCACCTACAATTATCCGCAGGGACGTATGACCGATCATCGCATTAACTACACCGTCTATAATCTTTCCGCCTTTATGGACGGAGATATTCAGGATTGCATAGACCGCCTGATTGTAGCGGAAAACGCAGAACGAATGAAAGAAAGTGAACTATAA